One Micromonospora sp. WMMD1120 genomic region harbors:
- a CDS encoding DUF3068 domain-containing protein, which translates to MKLRVGAALFGLGVLLLVFAAGLPFYVAPAVTKLPYDLEPTTSVAEAKNARFLKITRVGDSVSIEVPQGDLVSSVEVIPQPDDTKDRLPEELKGDAVIWDVYQTVRRTDNQDVVSQYSTELALYRISGAAAPWKEQWLNEAGAEQTPVGNVKYSGQIYKFPFGTQKRDYQIFDRDLKKATPAKFVGAEKIKGIETYRFEQRIENEVLATPESSLQTLVGKFAPGATSGQVVYSNTRTVWVDPVTGSYVNVREQQRKELRPDTGTPTVLLDADFNYTDDTVSRSVETVEENRTKIGLISFWGPIAAGVLGLIAVVVGVWLVTRPSGSAGATARHRAEPPTPAPAADPSPTRVDQEPVRDPDTVEQPKPQPVGGPLTDEIPPASTNWKSEPTTPAQRPASGEVERR; encoded by the coding sequence GTGAAGCTTCGCGTGGGCGCCGCGCTCTTCGGGCTTGGCGTCTTGTTGCTGGTCTTCGCGGCCGGGCTGCCGTTCTACGTGGCCCCCGCCGTGACCAAGCTGCCCTACGATCTTGAGCCGACGACGTCCGTCGCCGAGGCGAAGAACGCCAGGTTCCTGAAGATCACCCGGGTCGGCGATTCGGTGAGTATCGAGGTCCCGCAGGGCGATCTGGTGTCCAGTGTCGAGGTCATTCCCCAGCCCGACGACACCAAGGACCGACTGCCCGAGGAGCTCAAGGGCGACGCGGTGATCTGGGACGTCTACCAGACGGTTCGGCGCACCGACAACCAGGACGTGGTCAGCCAGTACAGCACGGAGCTCGCGCTCTACCGGATCTCCGGGGCGGCGGCCCCGTGGAAGGAGCAGTGGCTCAACGAGGCTGGCGCGGAGCAGACCCCGGTCGGCAACGTGAAGTACTCCGGGCAGATCTACAAGTTCCCGTTCGGCACGCAGAAGCGGGATTACCAGATCTTCGACCGGGACCTGAAGAAGGCGACCCCGGCGAAGTTCGTCGGCGCCGAGAAGATCAAGGGCATCGAGACGTACCGGTTCGAGCAGCGGATCGAGAACGAGGTGCTGGCCACGCCGGAGAGCAGCCTCCAGACGCTTGTCGGCAAGTTCGCTCCCGGCGCCACGAGTGGTCAGGTCGTCTACAGCAACACCCGTACGGTCTGGGTCGATCCGGTGACCGGTTCCTACGTGAACGTGCGGGAGCAGCAGCGCAAGGAGCTGCGTCCCGACACCGGCACGCCAACTGTGCTGCTGGACGCCGACTTCAACTACACCGACGACACGGTCAGCCGCAGTGTCGAGACGGTCGAGGAGAACCGCACCAAGATCGGCCTGATCAGCTTCTGGGGTCCGATCGCCGCCGGTGTGCTCGGTCTGATCGCCGTCGTCGTCGGCGTGTGGTTGGTGACCCGGCCCAGCGGCAGCGCGGGCGCCACCGCTCGGCACCGCGCCGAGCCGCCGACCCCCGCTCCGGCCGCCGACCCGAGCCCCACCCGGGTCGACCAGGAGCCGGTCCGCGACCCGGACACCGTGGAGCAGCCCAAGCCCCAGCCGGTCGGTGGCCCACTGACCGACGAGATTCCGCCGGCGTCGACCAACTGGAAGTCGGAGCCGACCACGCCGGCCCAGCGTCCGGCATCCGGCGAGGTGGAGCGGCGCTGA
- a CDS encoding DUF6114 domain-containing protein, whose amino-acid sequence MTTANPSHARSGRAAEAWRLFRRWRRSRPFWGGLLVALAGLEMFASTRMTLNGLSFHSGATGLLSLLIPVILVTCGLLLWLTPAQRLFYSVVAAVTAVYSLIGLNLGGFFVGLLLGIVGSALAFAWTPTRPTAPAVDTAATASDPAAPETAPTDVQPDPAAPGPAELGSAAPDPAAPGPPPARAERTVDPRAFGIALVALGLAATVLGSQPRAVQAAPACPNPPRTVTPSPSRGATTPTLTPSPSRSGNVLTDILDGIGDLLGGGRRSEPGTPSTDPTATPTARPSGTATPRPAGCPPATPGRPAPGRPSGTAPAPPGTVRPGKPLPRIAADPTLPTVARTPSKLTGSSVRMTGLRFDGITDLHTVKGDLRVLKFSMREAVTADFLLRADGPAGRDQRYATDQLTVRGDVAFYATRFVGRLLGIKVTLTPDLPLPDGLPVTSPIPITFTDPVIDLAYVTSDTLTARPALALTLG is encoded by the coding sequence GTGACAACCGCGAACCCGTCCCACGCCCGGTCCGGTCGAGCGGCCGAGGCGTGGCGGCTCTTCCGCCGCTGGCGGCGCAGCCGACCGTTCTGGGGCGGACTGCTCGTCGCCCTCGCCGGCCTGGAGATGTTCGCCTCCACCCGGATGACACTCAACGGTCTCAGCTTCCACAGCGGAGCGACCGGCCTGCTGTCGCTGCTGATCCCGGTCATTCTGGTGACCTGCGGCCTGCTGCTCTGGCTCACCCCGGCGCAGCGACTCTTCTACTCGGTCGTCGCCGCCGTCACCGCTGTCTACTCGCTGATCGGACTGAACCTGGGCGGCTTCTTCGTCGGCCTGTTGCTCGGCATCGTCGGCAGCGCGCTCGCCTTCGCCTGGACGCCGACCCGACCGACCGCACCCGCTGTCGATACGGCCGCCACCGCGTCCGATCCGGCCGCGCCGGAAACCGCTCCGACCGACGTCCAGCCCGATCCGGCCGCGCCCGGCCCGGCGGAGCTTGGCTCGGCCGCGCCCGATCCGGCCGCGCCCGGCCCGCCTCCCGCGCGGGCGGAACGTACCGTCGATCCTCGTGCCTTCGGCATCGCGCTGGTGGCGCTCGGCCTGGCAGCCACGGTCCTGGGCAGCCAGCCCCGAGCCGTGCAGGCCGCGCCGGCCTGCCCGAACCCACCGCGAACCGTCACCCCGTCGCCCAGCCGTGGCGCGACCACGCCGACGCTCACCCCGAGCCCGTCGCGGAGCGGCAACGTGCTCACCGACATCCTGGACGGCATCGGCGACCTGCTCGGCGGCGGGCGCCGCAGCGAGCCCGGCACACCCTCGACGGACCCGACCGCGACGCCCACGGCGCGGCCGTCCGGCACGGCGACGCCCCGGCCGGCCGGCTGTCCACCGGCGACTCCGGGTCGGCCGGCCCCGGGAAGGCCGAGCGGCACGGCGCCGGCCCCGCCGGGGACCGTGCGACCGGGCAAGCCGTTGCCACGCATCGCCGCCGACCCGACGCTGCCGACGGTGGCGCGGACACCGTCCAAACTGACCGGGTCGTCGGTCCGGATGACCGGGCTGCGGTTCGACGGGATCACCGACCTGCACACCGTCAAGGGCGACCTCAGGGTGCTGAAGTTCAGCATGCGCGAGGCGGTGACGGCGGACTTCCTGCTCCGCGCCGACGGCCCGGCCGGCCGCGACCAGCGGTACGCGACCGACCAGCTCACCGTTCGGGGAGACGTGGCGTTCTACGCGACCCGCTTCGTCGGCCGGCTGCTCGGCATCAAGGTCACCCTGACCCCGGACCTGCCGCTGCCGGATGGCCTGCCGGTCACCTCACCCATCCCGATCACGTTCACCGACCCGGTCATCGACCTGGCGTACGTCACCAGCGACACGCTCACCGCCCGGCCGGCGCTGGCGCTCACCCTCGGCTGA
- a CDS encoding DUF885 domain-containing protein: MGRIDELANRYVAEWAPLSPTGATFVGIAGHDDKLDDLSPDGYQARADLTRRTLAELEVTEPETEAERTAKEAMQERLGLEMARYDAGEVTSEVSVIASGLHEIRMVFDLMPTATSDDQANIAARLNAFAGALDGYKTTLRRALAAGEVSSKVQLVEVAKQCDIWVDPAGDNFFHGLVERLGADGTLGSELRRGAAAATAATAEFGQFLRTEMAPHGRDKQAAGRERYELASQYFLGAKVDLDETYAWGFAELARLEAEMRVVAGRIAGSGATVDEAVAALDADPARTIQGKEAFRDWMQALADKAITELNGTHFDIPEQVRRIECCLAPTSDGAIYYTGPSEDFSRPGRMWWAVPQGISDFSTWREVTTVYHEGVPGHHLQVAQTAVRANLLNRWQRLLCWVSGHGEGWALYSERLMDELGYLEDPGDKLGMLDGQAMRAARVIVDIGMHLELEIPKDNPFGFHPGERWTPELGWEFMRAHCRVPDENLRFELNRYLGWPGQAPSYKVGERIWLQAREDAKARKGADFDLREFHRQALDLGALGLDPLRRALARL, from the coding sequence GTGGGACGAATTGATGAACTCGCCAACCGATACGTGGCCGAGTGGGCGCCGTTGAGCCCCACCGGAGCGACCTTCGTCGGCATCGCCGGCCATGATGACAAGCTCGACGACCTCTCCCCCGACGGTTACCAGGCGCGCGCGGACCTCACCCGCCGGACGCTCGCCGAGTTGGAGGTGACCGAACCGGAGACCGAGGCGGAGCGCACCGCCAAGGAGGCCATGCAGGAGCGCCTCGGCCTGGAGATGGCCCGCTACGACGCCGGCGAGGTGACCAGCGAGGTCAGCGTGATCGCCAGCGGGTTGCACGAGATCCGCATGGTGTTCGACCTGATGCCGACCGCGACCAGCGACGACCAGGCCAACATCGCCGCCCGGCTCAACGCCTTCGCGGGCGCGCTCGACGGCTACAAGACCACGTTGCGCCGGGCGCTCGCCGCCGGCGAGGTCAGCTCGAAGGTGCAGCTCGTCGAGGTCGCCAAGCAGTGCGACATCTGGGTCGACCCGGCCGGGGACAACTTCTTCCACGGCCTGGTCGAGCGGTTGGGCGCGGACGGCACGCTCGGCTCGGAGCTGCGCCGGGGAGCGGCGGCGGCCACCGCGGCGACCGCCGAGTTCGGCCAGTTCCTGCGTACCGAGATGGCCCCGCACGGTCGGGACAAGCAGGCCGCCGGCCGGGAACGCTACGAGTTGGCCTCGCAGTACTTCCTCGGCGCCAAGGTCGACCTGGACGAGACGTACGCCTGGGGTTTCGCGGAGTTGGCCCGCCTGGAGGCGGAGATGCGTGTCGTCGCCGGGCGGATCGCCGGCTCCGGCGCGACTGTCGACGAGGCGGTGGCCGCGCTGGACGCCGACCCGGCCCGGACCATCCAGGGCAAGGAGGCGTTCCGGGACTGGATGCAGGCCCTCGCCGACAAGGCGATCACCGAGTTGAACGGCACCCACTTCGACATCCCCGAGCAGGTCCGGCGCATCGAGTGCTGCCTCGCCCCGACCAGCGACGGCGCGATCTACTACACCGGGCCCAGTGAGGACTTCTCCCGCCCGGGCCGGATGTGGTGGGCGGTGCCGCAGGGCATCAGCGACTTCTCCACCTGGCGTGAGGTGACCACGGTCTACCACGAGGGCGTGCCGGGTCACCACCTCCAGGTGGCGCAGACCGCCGTCCGGGCCAACCTGCTCAACAGGTGGCAGCGGCTGCTCTGCTGGGTCTCCGGGCATGGCGAGGGCTGGGCGCTCTACTCGGAGCGGCTGATGGACGAGTTGGGCTACCTGGAGGACCCGGGCGACAAGCTGGGCATGCTCGACGGCCAGGCGATGCGCGCGGCGCGCGTGATCGTGGACATCGGCATGCACCTGGAGCTGGAGATCCCGAAGGACAACCCCTTCGGCTTCCACCCGGGCGAGCGGTGGACGCCCGAGCTGGGCTGGGAGTTCATGCGGGCGCACTGCCGGGTGCCGGACGAGAACCTGCGTTTCGAGTTGAACCGCTACCTGGGCTGGCCGGGGCAGGCGCCGTCGTACAAGGTCGGTGAGCGGATCTGGCTCCAGGCCCGCGAGGACGCCAAGGCCCGCAAGGGTGCCGACTTCGACCTGCGGGAGTTCCACAGGCAGGCGTTGGACCTGGGCGCGCTGGGTCTCGACCCGCTGCGCCGGGCGCTGGCCCGGCTCTGA
- a CDS encoding DUF6230 family protein has product MQDRFDSQGRTRWRRFAAMLVPATAAAGAILFGMSTGAIASDVTVSGQTFKIGADRLEGDGFKQYGGIVREKGKDGKSGQAHPVALSEISSAELYSLCQSVRADLPGLPVVLTINAGEGKEPARAKDLLIAMDSLNGNATFTNIRIGRDATDLNPTAQAGSFGQNSDHVTITDLRQVSRYTTAATFNLVGLRLKVNVGDDAKGKECF; this is encoded by the coding sequence GTGCAGGATCGGTTTGACAGTCAGGGTCGTACCCGGTGGCGGCGGTTCGCCGCCATGCTGGTGCCCGCCACGGCCGCGGCCGGGGCCATCCTCTTCGGAATGTCGACCGGCGCGATCGCCTCCGACGTCACGGTCTCCGGGCAGACGTTCAAGATCGGCGCGGATCGCCTGGAGGGCGACGGATTCAAGCAGTACGGCGGCATCGTCCGGGAGAAGGGCAAGGACGGGAAGTCCGGCCAGGCGCACCCCGTCGCGCTGTCCGAGATCAGCAGCGCCGAGCTGTACAGCCTCTGCCAGTCCGTCCGCGCCGACCTGCCGGGCCTGCCGGTGGTGCTCACCATCAACGCCGGTGAGGGCAAGGAGCCCGCCCGCGCCAAGGACCTGTTGATCGCGATGGACTCGTTGAACGGCAACGCGACCTTCACCAACATCAGGATCGGTCGGGACGCCACCGACCTCAACCCGACGGCGCAGGCCGGCTCGTTCGGGCAGAACTCCGACCACGTCACCATCACCGACCTGCGCCAGGTGTCCCGGTACACCACGGCCGCCACGTTCAACCTGGTCGGGCTGCGGCTCAAGGTCAACGTGGGTGACGACGCCAAGGGCAAGGAGTGCTTCTGA
- a CDS encoding PHP domain-containing protein translates to MTGARDPIADLRRIAFLLERANEATYRVRAFRSAATALAGLSADEVAERARNGTLTELAGVGDVTARCVTESLTGEEPVYLRRLVATEGTDLDAEATALRTALRGDCHTHSDWSDGGSPIEEMALAAVELGHEYLVLTDHSPRLTVARGLTADRLRRQLDHVAQLNAALPEGFRILTGIEVDILADGSLDQDEELLARLDVVVGSVHSGLKDERAKMTRRMVAAVANPHLDILGHVTGRMVSSRPAGVTGPGDRGHRARTRAESDFDADAVFAACAEHDKAVEINSRPERQDPPKRLIRRALEAGCRFAINTDAHAPGQLDWQRFGCERAARCGVPADRVVNTWPAEQLVAWTRDRS, encoded by the coding sequence ATGACCGGCGCGAGGGATCCCATCGCCGACCTGCGGCGGATCGCGTTCCTGCTGGAGCGCGCCAACGAGGCCACCTACCGGGTACGCGCGTTCCGGTCGGCGGCCACGGCGCTGGCCGGCCTGTCGGCGGACGAGGTGGCCGAACGCGCCCGCAACGGCACACTCACCGAGCTGGCCGGCGTCGGCGACGTCACGGCCCGCTGCGTCACCGAGTCGCTCACCGGCGAGGAGCCGGTCTACCTCCGCCGGCTGGTGGCGACCGAGGGCACCGACCTCGACGCCGAGGCCACCGCGCTGCGTACCGCCCTGCGCGGTGACTGCCACACCCACTCGGACTGGTCCGACGGTGGCTCGCCGATCGAGGAGATGGCGTTGGCCGCCGTGGAGCTGGGCCACGAGTACCTGGTGCTCACCGACCACTCGCCCCGACTGACTGTGGCCCGGGGGCTGACCGCCGACCGGCTGCGTCGGCAGCTCGACCACGTGGCCCAGCTCAACGCGGCACTGCCCGAGGGCTTCCGCATCCTCACCGGCATCGAGGTGGACATCCTCGCCGACGGTTCGCTGGACCAGGACGAGGAGCTGCTGGCCCGTCTCGACGTGGTGGTCGGCTCGGTGCACAGCGGCCTGAAGGACGAGCGCGCGAAGATGACCCGGCGCATGGTGGCCGCTGTCGCCAACCCGCACCTGGACATCCTCGGCCACGTCACCGGCCGGATGGTGTCGTCGCGGCCGGCCGGGGTGACCGGGCCGGGCGACAGGGGGCACCGCGCCCGGACCCGGGCGGAGAGCGACTTCGACGCGGACGCGGTCTTCGCCGCCTGCGCCGAGCACGACAAAGCCGTCGAGATCAACTCCCGCCCGGAGCGGCAGGACCCGCCGAAGCGCCTGATCCGCCGGGCGCTGGAGGCCGGCTGCCGGTTCGCCATCAACACCGACGCGCACGCGCCCGGCCAACTGGACTGGCAGCGGTTCGGCTGCGAACGCGCCGCCCGCTGCGGCGTCCCCGCGGACCGGGTGGTCAACACCTGGCCGGCCGAGCAGTTGGTGGCCTGGACGCGCGACCGCTCCTGA